One Pseudomonas tolaasii NCPPB 2192 genomic window carries:
- a CDS encoding YheV family putative zinc ribbon protein gives MSEGPVITKKQFIAGAVCPACSEPDKLKMWTEDNVPHRECVACGYTDTLNDQGLSVPKELGTRVNTSALKAPADPKVQAVQFFPNPKLKKD, from the coding sequence ATGAGTGAAGGGCCTGTGATCACCAAAAAGCAATTTATCGCCGGGGCGGTTTGCCCGGCGTGCAGCGAGCCGGACAAACTGAAAATGTGGACCGAAGACAACGTGCCGCACCGCGAGTGCGTGGCCTGCGGTTATACCGACACGCTCAATGACCAGGGGTTGTCGGTGCCCAAGGAATTGGGCACGCGGGTGAATACGTCGGCGTTGAAAGCACCGGCGGACCCAAAGGTGCAGGCGGTGCAGTTTTTTCCTAATCCGAAGCTGAAAAAAGACTAA
- a CDS encoding LLM class flavin-dependent oxidoreductase, whose protein sequence is MKSLSDVKFSTLDLVPVRANGSIAQSLRNSLDLAQHVEKFGYNRFWVAEHHNMDGIASSATSVLLGYLAGGTSTIRVGSGGVMLPNHAPLVIAEQFGTLESLYPGRIDLGLGRAPGSDQMTARALRRERSGSADDFPDDVAELMAYLGPRTPDQRIIAVPGTGTHVPVWLLGSSLFSAQLAGERGLPYAFASHFAPRLMHEAIRVYRNHFKPSAVLDKPYVMLGIPLVAADTDEQADYLATSVYQRILALMRGQSLVQRPPVKTMDGLWLPHEKDAVGSFLGLAMVGSPAKIRGKLEVLIEQTGADELIFTSDLYEHADRIHSYELLAQAMKG, encoded by the coding sequence ATGAAATCGCTGTCCGACGTGAAGTTCTCGACCCTCGACCTCGTGCCCGTGCGCGCCAACGGGAGCATCGCGCAGTCGTTGCGCAATTCCCTGGACCTGGCCCAACACGTGGAAAAGTTCGGCTACAACCGTTTCTGGGTGGCTGAGCACCACAATATGGACGGCATCGCCAGTTCCGCGACTTCCGTTCTGCTGGGATATCTGGCTGGCGGTACTTCGACCATTCGCGTCGGCTCCGGCGGCGTGATGCTGCCCAACCATGCGCCACTGGTGATTGCCGAGCAGTTCGGCACCCTGGAAAGCCTCTACCCGGGCCGTATCGACCTGGGCCTGGGCCGCGCGCCCGGTTCCGACCAAATGACCGCCCGCGCCCTGCGCCGTGAACGCTCCGGCAGCGCCGATGATTTTCCGGACGATGTGGCTGAACTGATGGCCTACCTCGGCCCGCGCACGCCCGACCAGCGCATCATCGCCGTACCGGGCACCGGCACCCACGTGCCCGTGTGGCTGCTGGGTTCCAGCCTGTTCAGCGCGCAACTGGCCGGCGAGCGCGGTTTGCCCTACGCCTTCGCCTCCCATTTCGCACCGCGTCTGATGCACGAGGCGATTCGCGTCTACCGGAACCACTTCAAACCTTCAGCCGTTTTGGATAAACCCTACGTGATGCTCGGCATTCCGCTGGTGGCCGCCGACACCGATGAGCAGGCCGATTACCTGGCCACCTCCGTATACCAGCGCATCCTCGCGCTGATGCGCGGCCAAAGCCTGGTGCAACGCCCGCCGGTGAAAACCATGGACGGCCTGTGGTTGCCCCATGAAAAAGACGCCGTGGGCAGCTTCCTTGGCCTGGCCATGGTCGGCAGCCCGGCGAAGATTCGCGGCAAACTGGAAGTGTTGATCGAGCAAACCGGCGCCGATGAGCTGATCTTCACCAGTGACCTGTACGAGCACGCCGACCGGATTCATTCCTACGAGCTGCTGGCGCAGGCGATGAAGGGCTAA
- a CDS encoding dual specificity protein phosphatase family protein, which yields MFTLRLLPAFGLAFLALLAPFNAQADEAPSIRSPEWAQPVGDQFNLHQMTPTLYRSALPDSNALPVLQQLKIGTVINFLPESDAPWLKTSDIKQVQLTYRTNHVDDSDVLAALRAIKEAEANGPVLMHCKHGSDRTGLMAAMYRVVIQGWSKEEALNEMTLGGFGSSNGFKDGVRYMMKADVDKLRTALANGDCSTSAFALCSMQDWITTTAKDEKAL from the coding sequence ATGTTCACCCTTCGATTGCTGCCTGCCTTCGGTCTGGCATTCCTGGCGCTGCTTGCCCCCTTCAACGCCCAGGCAGACGAGGCGCCGTCCATCCGCTCACCCGAATGGGCGCAGCCGGTGGGCGACCAGTTCAACCTGCATCAGATGACACCGACGCTGTATCGCAGCGCGCTGCCGGACAGCAATGCACTGCCAGTGTTGCAGCAACTCAAGATCGGCACGGTGATCAACTTCCTGCCCGAATCTGATGCGCCCTGGTTGAAAACATCTGATATCAAACAGGTGCAGCTGACCTATCGCACCAACCACGTCGACGATTCCGACGTGCTGGCAGCACTGCGTGCGATCAAGGAAGCCGAAGCCAATGGCCCGGTGTTGATGCATTGCAAACACGGCTCCGACCGCACCGGCCTGATGGCAGCGATGTATCGCGTGGTGATCCAGGGTTGGAGCAAGGAAGAGGCGTTGAACGAGATGACCCTTGGCGGCTTTGGCAGCAGCAACGGTTTCAAGGACGGCGTTCGTTACATGATGAAAGCCGATGTCGACAAGTTACGTACAGCCCTGGCGAATGGCGATTGCAGCACCAGCGCGTTTGCGCTGTGCTCGATGCAGGATTGGATTACGACGACAGCCAAGGATGAGAAGGCCCTATAG
- a CDS encoding HAD family hydrolase: MTLKYSTVLFDLDGTLTDPREGITRSIQYALGKLGIDEPDLTRLEHFIGPPLLQAFMQFYGFDEAKAWEAVNFYRERFKVTGLYENRVFDGVMPLLEALNDQGRQLYVATSKPWVFAREIARHFDFARHFNVIYGSELDGTRTNKVELIAHLMREEGLDPATTLMIGDRKHDLIGARSNGLDSAAVGYGFGSFEELNAEAPTWHFETLAEMHQMFLQRG; encoded by the coding sequence ATGACCCTGAAATATTCAACCGTACTGTTCGACCTGGACGGCACCCTGACCGACCCGCGCGAAGGCATCACGCGCTCGATCCAGTACGCCCTCGGCAAGCTGGGCATCGATGAACCGGACCTGACCAGGCTCGAACACTTCATCGGCCCGCCGTTGCTGCAAGCCTTCATGCAGTTCTACGGCTTCGACGAGGCCAAGGCCTGGGAAGCGGTGAATTTTTATCGTGAGCGGTTCAAGGTCACCGGCCTGTATGAAAACCGCGTGTTCGACGGCGTGATGCCGCTGCTCGAAGCCCTGAATGACCAGGGCCGCCAGCTCTACGTGGCCACCTCCAAGCCCTGGGTGTTTGCCCGCGAGATCGCCCGCCATTTCGATTTTGCCAGGCACTTCAACGTGATCTACGGCAGTGAGCTCGATGGCACGCGCACCAACAAGGTCGAGCTGATCGCGCACTTGATGCGTGAAGAAGGACTGGACCCGGCGACCACCTTGATGATTGGCGACCGCAAACACGACCTGATCGGCGCGCGCAGCAATGGGCTGGATTCGGCGGCAGTGGGGTATGGGTTTGGCAGTTTTGAGGAGTTGAATGCCGAGGCGCCGACCTGGCATTTTGAGACGTTGGCCGAGATGCATCAGATGTTTTTGCAGCGCGGCTGA
- the prlC gene encoding oligopeptidase A, giving the protein MAPSLFLHVSSAKVPTVSANNPLLQSYDLPPFSAIRAEHVQPAIEQILADNRVAIEGILQSQGKNPTWAGLVLAMDELNDRLGAAWSPVSHLNAVCNSAELREAYEACLPALSAYSTEMGQNRELFQAFEALANSPEAAGFDVAQKTILEHSLRDFRLSGIDLPPEQQKRYAEVQSKLSELGSKFSNQLLDATQAWTKHVTDEATLAGLTDSAKAQMAAAAQAKGLDGWLITLEFPSYYAVMTYAQDRALREEVYAAYCTRASDQGPNAGQNDNGPVMEQILDLRQELAQLLGYASFAELSLATKMAESSDQVLSFLRDLAKRSKPFAAQDLQQLKAYAAEQGCADLQSWDSGFYGEKLREQRYSVSQEALRAYFPIDKVLGGLFAIVQRLYGIEIAEQKGFDTWHPDVRLFEIKENGQHVGRFFFDLYARANKRGGAWMDGARDRRRTVDGVLQSPVANLVCNFTPADSGKPALLTHDEVTTLFHEFGHGLHHLLTRVEHAGVSGINGVAWDAVELPSQFMENWCWEPEGLALISGHYESGEPLPQDLLEKMLAAKNFQSGLMMVRQLEFSLFDFELHATHGDGRSVAQVLEGVRDEVSVMRPPAYNRFPNSFAHIFAGGYAAGYYSYKWAEVLSADAFSKFEEDGVLNAETGRAFREAILARGGSQEPMVLFVDFRGRAPSIDALLRHSGLSEDAAA; this is encoded by the coding sequence ATGGCCCCATCTTTGTTCTTACATGTTTCTTCAGCCAAGGTGCCCACCGTGAGCGCGAACAACCCTCTTCTGCAGTCCTACGACCTGCCGCCGTTCTCGGCGATCCGTGCCGAGCACGTCCAGCCGGCCATCGAACAGATCCTCGCCGACAACCGCGTCGCCATCGAAGGCATCCTGCAAAGCCAGGGTAAAAATCCTACGTGGGCCGGGCTGGTGCTGGCCATGGACGAGCTGAACGACCGCCTGGGCGCCGCCTGGAGCCCGGTCAGCCACCTCAACGCCGTGTGCAATAGCGCCGAACTGCGAGAAGCCTATGAGGCTTGCCTGCCGGCACTGAGTGCCTACTCCACCGAGATGGGCCAGAACCGCGAGCTGTTCCAGGCCTTCGAAGCCCTGGCCAACAGCCCCGAAGCCGCCGGTTTCGACGTGGCGCAAAAAACCATTCTGGAACACTCGCTGCGTGACTTCCGCCTGTCGGGTATCGATTTGCCGCCCGAGCAGCAAAAGCGTTACGCCGAAGTGCAGAGCAAACTCTCCGAGCTGGGCAGCAAATTCTCCAACCAGCTGCTGGACGCCACCCAGGCGTGGACGAAACACGTCACCGACGAAGCCACCCTTGCCGGCCTGACCGACTCCGCCAAGGCACAAATGGCTGCCGCCGCCCAGGCCAAAGGCCTCGATGGCTGGCTGATCACCCTCGAATTTCCGAGCTACTACGCGGTCATGACCTACGCCCAGGACCGTGCCTTGCGTGAGGAAGTTTATGCAGCCTACTGCACCCGCGCGTCGGACCAGGGCCCGAACGCCGGTCAGAACGACAACGGCCCGGTGATGGAACAGATCCTCGACCTGCGTCAGGAACTGGCCCAATTGCTGGGTTACGCCTCCTTCGCCGAACTGAGCCTGGCCACCAAGATGGCCGAGTCCAGCGACCAGGTGCTGAGTTTCCTGCGTGACCTGGCCAAGCGCAGCAAGCCGTTTGCCGCCCAGGACCTGCAACAGCTCAAGGCCTACGCCGCCGAACAGGGCTGCGCGGACCTGCAAAGCTGGGACAGCGGTTTCTACGGTGAAAAACTCCGCGAGCAACGTTACAGCGTGTCTCAGGAAGCTCTGCGCGCCTACTTCCCGATCGACAAAGTGCTGGGCGGCCTGTTCGCAATTGTGCAGCGCCTGTATGGCATCGAGATCGCCGAGCAGAAAGGCTTCGATACCTGGCACCCGGATGTTCGCCTGTTTGAAATCAAGGAAAACGGCCAGCATGTCGGCCGTTTCTTCTTCGACTTGTACGCCCGCGCCAACAAACGCGGCGGTGCCTGGATGGACGGCGCGCGCGACCGTCGCCGCACGGTGGATGGCGTGCTGCAAAGCCCGGTGGCCAACCTGGTGTGCAACTTCACGCCAGCCGACAGCGGCAAACCTGCCTTGCTGACCCACGATGAAGTGACCACGCTGTTCCACGAATTCGGCCACGGCCTGCACCACCTGTTGACCCGCGTTGAACACGCGGGCGTGTCCGGCATCAACGGCGTGGCCTGGGATGCGGTGGAACTGCCGAGCCAGTTCATGGAGAACTGGTGCTGGGAGCCGGAAGGCCTGGCGCTGATCTCCGGTCATTACGAGAGCGGCGAGCCGCTGCCTCAAGACCTTCTGGAAAAAATGCTTGCGGCGAAAAACTTCCAGTCCGGCCTGATGATGGTGCGCCAACTGGAGTTCTCGCTGTTCGACTTCGAATTGCATGCGACTCACGGCGATGGCCGCAGCGTGGCCCAGGTGTTGGAAGGCGTTCGCGATGAAGTCTCGGTGATGCGCCCACCGGCCTACAACCGCTTCCCCAACAGCTTCGCGCACATCTTCGCCGGCGGTTACGCGGCGGGTTACTACAGCTACAAGTGGGCGGAAGTGCTGTCGGCAGATGCCTTCTCCAAGTTTGAAGAAGACGGCGTACTCAATGCCGAAACCGGCCGCGCATTCCGCGAAGCGATCCTGGCGCGCGGCGGCTCGCAGGAGCCCATGGTGCTGTTCGTCGACTTCCGCGGACGCGCGCCGTCGATTGACGCACTCTTGCGCCACAGCGGCCTGAGTGAGGACGCGGCAGCATGA
- a CDS encoding DUF1161 domain-containing protein, producing MKRFALAIICGVLATSAVAAPKDCEELRKEIEVKIQAKAIPSYTLEIITAEEAKNHDSAMIVGSCENGTKRIIYQKNND from the coding sequence ATGAAACGTTTTGCCTTGGCGATCATTTGCGGTGTTTTGGCCACTTCGGCCGTGGCCGCTCCGAAAGATTGTGAAGAGCTCAGGAAAGAAATCGAAGTGAAGATTCAGGCCAAGGCGATTCCGTCTTATACCCTGGAAATCATCACCGCCGAAGAAGCCAAAAACCACGACAGTGCCATGATCGTAGGCTCCTGTGAAAACGGCACCAAGCGCATCATCTATCAAAAAAACAACGACTGA
- a CDS encoding GMC family oxidoreductase produces the protein MATIMKKVDAVIVGFGWTGAIMAKELTEAGLNVVALERGPMQDTYPDGNYPQVIDELTYSVRKKLFQDISKETVTIRHSVNDVALPNRQLGAFLPGNGVGGAGLHWSGVHFRVDPIELRMRSHYEERYGKHFIPKDMTIQDFGVSYEELEPFFDYAEKVFGTSGQAWTVKGQLVGEGRGGNPYAPDRSNPFPLESQKNTVSAQLFQKAAAEVGYKPYNLPSANTSGPYTNPYGAQMGPCNFCGFCSGYVCYMYSKASPNVNILPALRQVPNFELRANSHVLKVNLDSTKSKATGVTYIDGQGRECEQPADLVILGSFQFNNVRLMLLSGIGKPYDPITNEGVVGRNFAYQNMATIKAFFDKDTHTNNFIGAGGNGVAIDDFNADNFDHGPHGFVGGSPMWVNQAGSRPIAGTSNPPGTPAWGSAWKRATADYYTHQVSMDAHGAHQSYRGNYLDLDPVYRDAYGLPLLRMTFDWQENDIKMNRFMVDKMSKVAEAMNPKAIALLGKKVGEHFNTASYQTTHLNGGAIMGTDPKTSALNRYLQCWDVHNVFVPGASAFPQGLGYNPTGLVAALTYWSARAIREQYLKNPGPLVQA, from the coding sequence GTGGCGACCATCATGAAGAAAGTGGATGCGGTGATCGTAGGCTTCGGCTGGACCGGCGCGATCATGGCCAAGGAGCTGACGGAAGCAGGCCTCAACGTGGTAGCGCTGGAGCGCGGCCCGATGCAGGACACCTACCCGGACGGCAACTATCCCCAGGTCATCGACGAATTGACCTACAGCGTGCGTAAAAAGCTCTTCCAGGACATTTCCAAAGAGACGGTGACCATCCGCCACAGCGTGAATGACGTCGCCCTGCCCAACCGTCAGCTCGGCGCCTTCCTGCCGGGCAATGGCGTGGGAGGCGCGGGTTTGCACTGGTCCGGCGTGCACTTTCGCGTCGACCCGATTGAGCTGCGCATGCGCAGCCACTACGAAGAACGCTACGGCAAACATTTCATCCCCAAGGACATGACCATTCAGGACTTCGGCGTCAGCTATGAAGAGCTGGAGCCGTTTTTTGACTATGCGGAAAAAGTCTTCGGCACCTCCGGCCAGGCCTGGACGGTGAAAGGTCAGTTGGTGGGCGAAGGCCGTGGCGGCAACCCCTACGCGCCGGATCGCTCCAACCCGTTTCCATTGGAATCGCAGAAAAATACGGTTTCCGCACAGCTGTTTCAGAAGGCGGCTGCAGAGGTTGGTTACAAACCCTACAACCTGCCGTCAGCCAATACTTCGGGGCCTTATACCAACCCTTACGGCGCACAGATGGGCCCGTGCAACTTCTGCGGTTTCTGCAGCGGCTACGTGTGCTACATGTATTCCAAGGCGTCGCCGAACGTGAACATCCTGCCGGCGCTGCGTCAGGTGCCGAACTTCGAGCTGCGCGCCAATTCCCATGTGCTCAAGGTCAACCTCGACAGCACCAAGAGCAAAGCCACCGGCGTGACCTACATCGACGGTCAGGGGCGTGAGTGCGAGCAGCCTGCGGATCTGGTGATCCTCGGCTCTTTCCAGTTCAACAATGTGCGTTTGATGCTGCTCTCGGGCATCGGCAAACCCTACGACCCAATCACCAATGAGGGCGTGGTGGGCCGGAATTTTGCCTACCAGAACATGGCCACCATCAAGGCCTTCTTCGACAAAGACACCCACACCAACAATTTCATCGGCGCCGGCGGCAACGGCGTGGCCATTGATGACTTCAACGCCGACAACTTCGACCACGGGCCCCACGGTTTCGTGGGCGGCTCGCCGATGTGGGTCAACCAGGCGGGCAGCCGACCGATTGCCGGCACGTCCAACCCGCCGGGCACGCCTGCCTGGGGCAGCGCGTGGAAGCGCGCCACGGCCGATTACTACACCCACCAGGTGTCGATGGACGCCCACGGCGCGCATCAATCCTACCGGGGCAACTACCTGGATCTGGACCCGGTTTACCGCGATGCCTACGGCCTGCCCTTGCTGCGGATGACGTTCGACTGGCAGGAAAACGACATCAAGATGAACCGCTTCATGGTCGACAAAATGAGCAAGGTCGCCGAGGCGATGAACCCCAAAGCGATTGCCTTGCTCGGCAAAAAAGTCGGTGAGCATTTCAATACTGCGTCTTACCAGACCACCCACCTCAACGGTGGCGCGATCATGGGCACCGACCCGAAAACCAGTGCGTTAAACCGTTATTTGCAGTGCTGGGATGTACACAACGTGTTTGTTCCCGGTGCGTCCGCTTTCCCACAAGGTTTGGGCTACAACCCTACCGGCCTGGTGGCGGCGCTGACCTATTGGTCGGCGCGGGCGATCCGCGAGCAGTACCTGAAAAACCCCGGCCCACTGGTTCAGGCATAA
- a CDS encoding gamma carbonic anhydrase family protein — protein sequence MTLRTYQNHTPTLGAGAFVDISAVVIGDVEIGTDSSVWPLTVIRGDMHRIRIGARTSVQDGCVLHITHAGPFNPDGFPLLIGDDVTIAHKVMLHGCTVGSRILIGMGSIVMDGAVVEDDVIIGAGSLVPPGKKLESGYLYVGSPVKQIRELTDKERAFFTYSAANYVKLKDLHLAEGFAQ from the coding sequence GTGACCCTTCGCACCTATCAGAACCACACGCCAACCCTGGGCGCCGGGGCTTTTGTCGATATTTCGGCGGTGGTGATCGGCGATGTCGAAATCGGCACCGACAGCTCGGTCTGGCCGCTGACCGTGATTCGCGGCGACATGCACCGCATCCGTATCGGCGCGCGCACCAGCGTGCAGGACGGCTGCGTATTGCACATCACCCACGCCGGCCCGTTCAACCCGGACGGCTTCCCGTTGTTGATCGGCGATGACGTGACCATCGCCCACAAGGTCATGTTGCATGGCTGCACGGTGGGCAGCCGCATTCTGATCGGCATGGGCAGCATCGTGATGGACGGCGCCGTGGTGGAAGACGACGTGATCATCGGCGCCGGCAGCCTGGTGCCACCGGGCAAGAAGCTCGAAAGCGGCTACTTGTACGTGGGCAGCCCGGTTAAACAAATCCGCGAACTGACTGACAAGGAACGCGCCTTTTTCACCTACAGCGCGGCGAACTACGTGAAGCTCAAAGACCTGCACCTGGCCGAAGGATTCGCTCAATGA
- a CDS encoding OsmC family protein, whose protein sequence is MSIVKKASAHWEGDLKTGLGSISTETGVLREAPYGFKARFEGGKGTNPEELIGAAHAGCFSMAFSMILGDAGLKADSIDTQAEVTLDQVDGGFAITAVHLILKAKIPGASQAQFDELSKKAKEGCPVSKVLNAKISLDATLVN, encoded by the coding sequence ATGAGTATCGTTAAAAAAGCATCCGCGCATTGGGAAGGTGATCTGAAGACAGGCCTGGGTTCCATTTCCACGGAAACCGGCGTGCTGCGCGAAGCGCCCTACGGCTTCAAGGCGCGTTTCGAAGGCGGCAAGGGTACCAACCCTGAAGAACTGATTGGCGCGGCCCACGCGGGCTGTTTCTCCATGGCGTTTTCCATGATTCTGGGCGATGCGGGCCTTAAGGCCGACAGCATCGACACCCAGGCCGAAGTCACTCTGGACCAGGTGGATGGCGGCTTTGCGATTACCGCCGTGCATTTGATCCTCAAGGCCAAAATCCCCGGCGCGAGCCAGGCGCAGTTCGATGAACTGAGCAAAAAGGCCAAGGAAGGGTGCCCGGTGTCCAAGGTGCTGAATGCGAAAATCAGCCTGGATGCGACGCTGGTCAACTGA
- a CDS encoding dodecin: MSDHHTYKKVELVGSSTTSIEDAINNAIAEAHKSIKHLEWFEVTETRGHIKDGKAAHFQVTLKVGFRIASS, translated from the coding sequence ATGTCTGATCATCACACGTACAAGAAAGTCGAACTCGTAGGCTCCTCGACCACCAGCATCGAAGACGCCATCAACAACGCGATCGCCGAAGCTCACAAGAGCATCAAGCACCTGGAATGGTTTGAAGTGACCGAAACCCGTGGCCACATCAAGGACGGCAAGGCCGCGCACTTTCAGGTCACGCTGAAGGTGGGGTTCCGAATTGCCAGCAGTTGA
- a CDS encoding DUF1161 domain-containing protein, giving the protein MKKFLLAVGLLSIAGTAMAAKDCGELKSEIAAKIDANGVPHYSLDIVDKGASTDGKVVGTCDGDTKEIVYKRG; this is encoded by the coding sequence ATGAAGAAGTTCCTGTTAGCGGTAGGTTTGTTGAGCATTGCGGGTACCGCGATGGCGGCGAAAGACTGCGGTGAGTTGAAAAGCGAGATCGCCGCCAAAATCGACGCTAATGGCGTACCGCACTACTCCCTGGACATCGTGGATAAAGGCGCTTCGACTGACGGCAAGGTAGTCGGCACCTGCGACGGCGACACCAAGGAAATCGTCTACAAGCGCGGTTGA
- a CDS encoding aminopeptidase — translation MVRRFLPGLLAVLLSGCSSVNYYSQLASGQWQLLRAREPVAQVIADPSRPQALRDHLVQSQKARTFASEHLHLPDNQSYRLYADIGRPYVVWNVFATQEFSLSPETHCFPIAGCVAYRGYYNQGAARGEAALLKQRGMDVSIGGVEAYSTLGWFNDPIMSSMMNWGDERLATLIFHELAHQRFYVKDDTEFNESYANFVEQEGTRQWRAARGLPPMSDAALQQRDQFIRLILDTRKRLETLYAQPLAADVMRQAKAAEFERLRSEYRQMRDRQWGGDKRYDVWINQPMNNARLLPFGLYDRWVPAFAALFRQVDGDWVKFFAAVEKMGGLPVAQRKAALRQLEGGSL, via the coding sequence ATGGTCAGGCGTTTTCTTCCGGGGTTGTTGGCGGTGCTGCTCAGCGGCTGTTCCAGCGTCAATTACTACAGCCAGTTGGCCAGCGGCCAGTGGCAGTTGCTGCGGGCCCGCGAGCCGGTCGCCCAGGTCATCGCCGATCCGTCCCGCCCTCAGGCGTTGCGTGATCATTTGGTGCAGTCGCAGAAGGCGCGCACCTTTGCCAGCGAACACCTGCACTTGCCCGACAACCAGAGTTACCGTTTGTACGCCGACATTGGTCGGCCCTACGTCGTCTGGAATGTCTTCGCCACGCAGGAATTTTCCCTCTCCCCTGAAACCCATTGCTTCCCCATCGCCGGTTGCGTCGCCTATCGCGGCTACTACAACCAGGGCGCGGCCCGGGGTGAGGCGGCATTGTTAAAGCAACGCGGCATGGACGTGTCGATTGGCGGCGTGGAGGCCTATTCCACGCTGGGCTGGTTCAACGACCCGATCATGAGCTCGATGATGAACTGGGGCGATGAGCGCCTGGCCACGCTGATTTTTCACGAGCTGGCGCACCAGCGGTTTTATGTGAAGGACGACACCGAGTTCAACGAGTCCTACGCCAATTTCGTCGAGCAGGAAGGCACTCGCCAATGGCGAGCGGCGCGGGGTTTGCCACCGATGAGTGACGCGGCGTTGCAGCAGCGTGACCAGTTCATCCGGCTGATTCTCGACACCCGCAAACGTCTGGAAACCTTGTACGCGCAGCCATTGGCGGCGGATGTCATGCGCCAGGCCAAGGCGGCCGAGTTTGAACGCTTGCGCAGTGAGTACCGGCAGATGCGCGACCGCCAATGGGGCGGCGACAAGCGTTATGACGTGTGGATCAACCAACCGATGAACAATGCGCGGTTGTTGCCATTTGGGCTGTATGACCGGTGGGTGCCGGCGTTTGCCGCGTTGTTTCGGCAGGTCGATGGGGATTGGGTGAAGTTTTTTGCGGCGGTGGAGAAGATGGGTGGGTTGCCGGTGGCGCAGCGCAAGGCGGCGTTGAGGCAGTTGGAGGGTGGAAGTCTTTAG
- a CDS encoding gluconate 2-dehydrogenase subunit 3 family protein: MSDQDQDNPRRDFLRKSLTLIPVVTVASTGLGGSMLMATPEPAQAAPAKPAANEKPYEPTYFTAEEWAFINAAVAQLIPADAQGPGALEAGAPEYIDRQMNTPYASGALWFMQGPFNADAAPEMGWQSKLVPKEIYRLGIAATDAWSKAFNGKTFAAQDSATRDDMLRRLEAGGSEVSAHFASVPPKMFFNLLLQNTKEGFFCDPIHGGNKGMVGWTMIGFPGARADFMDWVERNEQYPFPAVSIRGERA; the protein is encoded by the coding sequence ATGTCTGATCAAGATCAAGACAACCCGCGGCGTGACTTTCTACGCAAATCCTTGACCTTGATCCCGGTGGTCACGGTTGCCAGCACCGGCCTTGGCGGCTCGATGCTGATGGCGACGCCCGAGCCGGCCCAGGCGGCGCCTGCCAAGCCAGCGGCGAACGAAAAGCCCTACGAACCCACCTACTTCACTGCCGAAGAATGGGCGTTTATCAATGCCGCCGTCGCGCAGCTTATTCCCGCCGATGCCCAAGGCCCTGGTGCCCTTGAGGCCGGCGCGCCGGAGTACATCGACCGCCAGATGAACACGCCTTACGCCAGCGGTGCGCTGTGGTTCATGCAAGGCCCGTTCAACGCCGATGCCGCACCGGAGATGGGCTGGCAGAGCAAGCTGGTGCCCAAAGAGATCTATCGCCTGGGCATTGCCGCGACGGATGCCTGGTCGAAGGCGTTCAACGGCAAGACTTTTGCTGCTCAAGACAGCGCTACCCGAGACGATATGTTGCGCCGTCTGGAAGCTGGCGGCAGCGAAGTGAGCGCGCATTTCGCTTCGGTGCCACCGAAGATGTTTTTCAATTTGCTGCTGCAAAACACCAAGGAAGGGTTCTTCTGCGACCCCATCCACGGCGGCAACAAAGGCATGGTCGGCTGGACCATGATCGGCTTTCCCGGCGCCCGCGCCGACTTCATGGACTGGGTTGAACGCAACGAGCAATACCCCTTCCCGGCTGTTTCCATCCGCGGCGAGAGGGCATAA